ACCTTAATAACCTTATTATggagaaaaaaaattataacCTCATGCTTATAGGAAGAAAGCGGTGTAGTTCTGATCCCATGATTATTTGTTCTGTAGCTTATGATGCACTATCATCCCGATTTTCCAGAAATGATATGGTCGTTAGAAATGCTATAGAATATGATTATCCATTCAGATCATTAGGTCAGGATATTGTCTTGCTGGGTTGTTGCCATGGTCTGATTTGTATGCGGGTTTCAGATATGTTATGTGTTTGGAATCCATGCACCAAAGAGTATAAGGTTATAACGGATTCACCGAATGAAGAAATAGATGAAGAGACAGCTTATGCTTTTGGGTATGATTCTACCATTGATGACTACAAATTATTTAAGGTTATAGAGCTACCTGGTACTGGTAGTATGTTTTGTTTAGTTGATGTGTATATGCTAGGATCGAATTCTTGGAGAAGTATTGAAGACATACCTTATTGCTTTCATAATGAGCAAAAAGTTGGGGTCCTTGCCAATGGAAATTTTCATTGGTTAGGTTGGTAATGCAAGTTAACTGATACCCATGTTGTGGAGAGATATGAAGTCATAATCTCTTTGGATGTCAGCAACGAAAGTTTCCAGGAAATGCAATTAGCGAAAGAACCTTTGGAGAATGAACACATCTTTAGGAGTCTGGGAGTGCTGAAGGATGTCTCTGTGTTCTATCTCATGATGATTCTAAGCTTGATCT
The sequence above is a segment of the Papaver somniferum cultivar HN1 unplaced genomic scaffold, ASM357369v1 unplaced-scaffold_125, whole genome shotgun sequence genome. Coding sequences within it:
- the LOC113331387 gene encoding F-box/kelch-repeat protein At3g23880-like, whose amino-acid sequence is MSSIPDELYLDILLWVPAKSLLSSYDALSSRFSRNDMVVRNAIEYDYPFRSLGQDIVLLGCCHGLICMRVSDMLCVWNPCTKEYKVITDSPNEEIDEETAYAFGYDSTIDDYKLFKVIELPGTGSMFCLVDVYMLGSNSWRSIEDIPYCFHNEQKVGVLANGNFHWKEEIGAERVYGLKLRAFEYFILL